A genome region from Tolypothrix sp. PCC 7712 includes the following:
- the recN gene encoding DNA repair protein RecN, giving the protein MLLCLRIENFALIDQLELEFGAGLNVLTGETGAGKSIILDAIDAALGGKVSSRVIRTGTSRAMVEATFKSNASLAAWLSEQEIDSIDENSVVISREIAATASNVRSRSRVNGVLVNRQMMVGLRDRLVEITAQGQTVQVGQSAQVRDWLDLHGGDSLMQQRQAIANLFNLYQTAHLALEKRRTSERERLQQLDLLTYQVQELGAVNLNDPSELEQLQQERERLNHVVDLQQMSYKVYQALYQNDNETPAAADLLGDSEATLNDMVEYDSQLQPLLDLVRDAQATLMEVARQINAYGEDLEADPQRLEEVEERIRELKQICRKYGPTLQEAIAYYQKIQGELAELNDSEQSIESLEQQEQATLAKLTQACNQLTQLRRTAANKLESRLIAELKPLAMEKVQFKVEIVPTAPTATGADKITFMFSPNPGEPIQPLTEIASGGEMSRFLLALKACVSQADAAGTMVFDEIDVGVSGRVAQAIAEKLHQLSQRSQVLCVTHQPLVAAMADRHFRVDKQIINQSKGKKENNGSSEQRTVVRVTALDNLTTRRDELAQLAGGKSATDAIAFAESLLLQAANHRREKS; this is encoded by the coding sequence ATGTTGCTTTGCCTGCGAATTGAAAACTTTGCCCTAATTGACCAACTCGAACTAGAATTTGGCGCTGGCTTAAATGTATTAACAGGTGAAACTGGCGCAGGAAAATCGATTATCTTAGATGCCATTGATGCAGCTTTAGGCGGTAAGGTATCTAGTCGAGTAATTCGCACTGGCACTAGTCGGGCGATGGTAGAAGCTACTTTTAAATCTAACGCTTCCTTAGCCGCTTGGTTAAGCGAACAAGAAATAGATTCCATAGATGAAAATTCTGTAGTCATTAGCCGAGAAATCGCCGCCACTGCGAGTAATGTCCGCAGTAGATCGCGGGTAAATGGTGTGTTGGTGAATCGGCAGATGATGGTGGGGCTACGCGATCGCCTTGTGGAAATTACTGCCCAAGGTCAAACTGTACAAGTGGGACAATCCGCCCAAGTCCGCGATTGGTTAGATTTACATGGTGGCGACTCTTTAATGCAGCAGCGTCAAGCGATCGCCAATTTATTTAATTTGTACCAAACAGCACATTTAGCCTTAGAAAAACGCCGGACATCAGAACGGGAACGGTTGCAGCAACTAGATTTACTTACCTATCAAGTGCAGGAATTAGGCGCAGTCAACCTCAACGATCCGAGCGAACTTGAACAGCTACAACAAGAACGCGAACGCCTCAATCATGTTGTAGATTTACAACAAATGAGTTACAAGGTCTATCAGGCTTTGTATCAAAACGATAACGAAACTCCAGCCGCCGCAGATTTATTAGGAGATAGCGAAGCCACCTTAAACGACATGGTGGAATATGATAGCCAGCTACAACCATTGTTAGATTTAGTCCGAGATGCCCAAGCTACATTAATGGAAGTAGCAAGGCAAATTAATGCCTATGGCGAAGATTTAGAAGCAGATCCCCAGCGTTTAGAGGAAGTAGAAGAACGCATTCGGGAATTAAAGCAGATTTGCCGCAAATATGGCCCGACTCTGCAAGAAGCGATCGCCTACTACCAAAAAATCCAAGGTGAATTAGCTGAACTCAACGACAGCGAACAATCAATTGAAAGCTTAGAACAGCAAGAACAAGCAACTTTAGCAAAGCTAACTCAAGCTTGTAACCAGTTAACGCAATTGCGTCGTACAGCCGCTAATAAATTAGAGTCGAGATTAATCGCGGAACTCAAACCCCTAGCAATGGAAAAGGTGCAGTTTAAAGTAGAGATTGTGCCCACTGCGCCCACCGCTACAGGTGCAGACAAAATTACATTTATGTTTAGTCCCAACCCCGGCGAACCAATACAACCTTTAACAGAAATTGCCTCCGGTGGGGAAATGAGCCGCTTTTTACTCGCGCTGAAAGCTTGTGTATCTCAAGCTGATGCAGCCGGGACAATGGTATTTGATGAAATCGATGTAGGTGTTTCCGGAAGAGTCGCCCAAGCGATCGCAGAGAAATTACACCAACTCAGCCAACGCTCACAGGTATTGTGTGTGACTCACCAACCCTTAGTAGCAGCAATGGCAGATAGGCATTTCCGGGTAGATAAGCAAATTATTAATCAAAGCAAAGGTAAAAAAGAGAACAATGGCAGCAGCGAGCAGCGTACCGTCGTCCGCGTCACCGCCTTGGATAATTTAACTACCCGCCGAGATGAACTAGCGCAATTAGCTGGCGGTAAATCAGCCACGGATGCGATCGCTTTTGCCGAATCTCTATTATTGCAAGCTGCCAATCATCGGCGCGAGAAATCTTAA
- a CDS encoding ABC1 kinase family protein: MIAKTLPPTSRPIEEDNRGSNNRRDEVYVAEVVSENDTQGLVVKSPRLIAAQQQRALRAPIDTEMTRYDPVEIAAHYQQRPLEVFGRILAVLWPTLSFALGLWWDSKRGIVVKNDRRRAAQLRELLTKLGPAYIKIGQALSTRPDLVPPAFLEELTKLQDQLPPFPNEIAYQFIEEELGAPPAEIYSELSPQPIAAASLGQVYKGKLKTGEEVAVKVQRPDLKERITVDLYILRGLAGWAKKQFKRVRSDLVGILDELGDRIFEEMDYIHEGENAERFFQLYGHMKDIYVPKIYWEYTNRRVLTMEWINGIKLTQTPEIKAKGIDARYLIEVGVQCSLRQLLEHGFFHADPHPGNLLATLDGKLAYLDFGMMSEIQPPQRYGLIEAIVHVVNRDFDGLAKDYVKLDFLSPETDLTPIIPAFAKVFAEAQGASVAELNIKSITDELSALMYEYPFRVPPYYALIIRSLVTLEGIAIYIDPNFKVLSEAYPYVAKRLLTDPAPALRASLQDLLFKEGRFRWNRLENLLKNARGNEDYDLNLVVTQGLDFLTSERGGFIRDKLVDEFVNGINALSQNVLHNFTYLLREQVGITAINETPAATSEQQQTLEHIKRILGILRDTRGFDPLQLAPQLAQLLVNPGVQRLGQQITNRLLQKALTKLIRDLLATEEVNQTPDSNLAKSERLSLPARV; the protein is encoded by the coding sequence ATGATTGCGAAAACACTTCCCCCCACTTCCCGACCGATCGAGGAGGACAATCGCGGTAGCAACAACCGCCGCGATGAGGTATATGTTGCTGAAGTTGTGTCCGAAAATGACACACAAGGCTTGGTTGTTAAATCGCCGAGACTGATAGCAGCTCAACAGCAAAGAGCATTGAGGGCACCAATTGACACTGAGATGACACGTTACGATCCAGTGGAGATTGCAGCGCATTATCAACAAAGACCTCTAGAAGTTTTTGGGCGGATTCTTGCTGTCTTATGGCCGACACTCTCCTTTGCTTTGGGGTTGTGGTGGGATAGCAAACGGGGAATTGTCGTAAAAAATGACCGCCGCCGTGCCGCGCAACTAAGAGAATTATTAACTAAACTAGGGCCTGCCTATATCAAAATTGGCCAGGCTTTGTCTACAAGACCAGATTTGGTTCCCCCCGCATTTTTAGAAGAACTTACCAAACTACAAGACCAATTACCACCTTTTCCTAACGAGATTGCTTATCAGTTTATTGAAGAAGAACTCGGCGCACCGCCAGCAGAAATATATAGTGAACTCTCACCACAACCAATTGCTGCGGCTTCTTTGGGACAAGTTTATAAAGGGAAGCTGAAAACTGGTGAGGAAGTCGCAGTTAAAGTGCAGCGTCCTGACTTAAAAGAAAGAATTACCGTTGACTTATATATATTACGTGGCCTAGCTGGTTGGGCGAAGAAACAGTTTAAACGAGTGCGAAGCGATTTAGTCGGAATTCTGGATGAATTAGGCGATCGCATTTTTGAAGAAATGGACTACATACACGAAGGAGAAAATGCCGAGCGTTTTTTCCAGTTATATGGTCACATGAAAGACATATACGTACCGAAAATTTACTGGGAATATACCAATCGTCGCGTTTTGACGATGGAGTGGATTAACGGCATTAAATTAACCCAAACGCCAGAAATTAAAGCTAAAGGTATAGATGCACGTTATTTAATTGAAGTCGGTGTCCAGTGTTCATTGCGTCAACTGCTAGAACATGGATTTTTCCATGCTGACCCCCACCCAGGTAATTTATTAGCCACACTGGATGGTAAATTAGCTTATCTCGACTTTGGGATGATGAGCGAGATTCAGCCACCCCAGCGTTATGGTTTAATTGAGGCGATCGTCCACGTTGTGAACCGTGACTTTGACGGTTTAGCTAAAGACTACGTCAAGCTAGATTTCTTATCACCCGAAACAGATTTAACGCCAATTATTCCCGCCTTCGCCAAAGTTTTTGCAGAAGCTCAAGGTGCAAGCGTTGCAGAGTTAAATATTAAAAGCATCACCGATGAACTATCGGCTTTGATGTATGAATATCCCTTCCGCGTACCTCCCTACTACGCTTTAATTATTCGCTCTTTGGTAACACTAGAAGGGATTGCAATATATATAGATCCCAACTTTAAAGTTTTGAGTGAAGCTTATCCTTACGTAGCGAAACGTTTATTAACAGATCCAGCACCAGCGCTCAGAGCATCTCTGCAAGATTTACTGTTTAAAGAAGGTAGATTTCGTTGGAATCGCTTAGAAAACTTATTAAAAAATGCACGAGGTAATGAAGACTACGATTTAAATTTAGTAGTCACTCAAGGGCTAGATTTTCTCACCTCTGAACGTGGCGGTTTTATTCGCGACAAATTGGTAGATGAATTTGTTAATGGGATAAATGCTTTAAGTCAAAATGTCCTGCATAACTTCACCTATTTACTCCGCGAACAAGTAGGAATCACAGCAATTAACGAAACTCCAGCCGCCACATCTGAGCAACAACAAACCTTAGAGCATATCAAACGAATTTTAGGTATTCTCCGCGATACCCGTGGCTTTGATCCATTGCAGCTGGCTCCGCAACTGGCACAATTATTAGTAAATCCCGGAGTACAGCGTTTAGGTCAACAAATTACTAATCGTTTGCTGCAAAAGGCTTTAACTAAGTTAATTCGCGATTTATTAGCAACAGAAGAAGTTAATCAGACTCCAGATAGTAATTTAGCCAAATCTGAGAGATTATCTTTACCTGCACGAGTATAA
- a CDS encoding type II toxin-antitoxin system HicB family antitoxin: MTYKGYTASLEVDVEAGILFGQVLDINDVITFKAKTVDEARQEFQNSVDDYLAFCEELGEEPDKPFSGKLPFRTTPEHHRKIFIAAKKAGKSINAWMDEILTIAADKVINT; the protein is encoded by the coding sequence ATGACTTATAAAGGATACACCGCTAGCTTAGAAGTAGATGTAGAAGCAGGAATACTTTTTGGTCAAGTTCTAGATATTAATGACGTGATTACCTTTAAAGCAAAAACTGTAGATGAAGCGCGTCAAGAATTTCAAAACTCTGTTGATGATTATCTGGCTTTTTGTGAAGAACTAGGAGAGGAACCTGATAAACCTTTCTCAGGTAAACTTCCATTCCGTACAACTCCAGAACACCATAGAAAAATATTTATTGCTGCGAAAAAAGCTGGTAAAAGTATAAATGCTTGGATGGATGAAATCTTAACTATTGCTGCGGATAAAGTAATTAATACCTAA
- a CDS encoding papain fold toxin domain-containing protein has product MIFEVICKAIALLFQNRRSLFLRFSVRRSHYSFTTGDRLIFEFFCKAIALLFHNRRSLFRYGFLQGDRTTIPQQAIAFFEVFCKAIALPQQAIALVIKSLIAVEFIVKILTISIEKIHQIKEIIRKYKNLECVECAQAMQDYLISQGISGKRIKLYTGSAIGRNSYIYDDSLSGDAISLNGRHQCIAIIINEVEIIFDNHHPDGLTREQWLGNLQFYNKLYSGQQFQITEENF; this is encoded by the coding sequence TTGATTTTTGAGGTTATCTGCAAGGCGATCGCATTACTCTTCCAAAACAGGCGATCGCTTTTTTTGAGGTTTTCTGTAAGGCGATCGCACTACTCTTTTACAACAGGCGATCGCTTGATTTTTGAGTTTTTCTGCAAAGCGATCGCACTACTCTTCCACAACAGGCGATCGCTTTTCCGTTACGGTTTTCTGCAAGGCGATCGCACTACTATTCCACAACAGGCGATCGCTTTTTTTGAGGTTTTCTGTAAGGCGATCGCACTTCCGCAACAAGCGATTGCCTTAGTGATAAAATCATTAATCGCAGTTGAGTTTATAGTAAAAATTTTGACTATAAGTATTGAGAAAATCCATCAAATTAAAGAAATAATTAGAAAATATAAAAATCTTGAATGTGTTGAATGCGCTCAAGCTATGCAAGATTACTTAATATCACAAGGAATTTCTGGAAAGCGGATAAAACTTTATACAGGTTCAGCAATAGGGCGTAATAGTTATATTTATGATGATAGTTTATCAGGAGATGCAATTTCTCTTAACGGTCGTCATCAATGTATTGCCATTATAATAAATGAAGTGGAGATAATTTTTGATAATCACCATCCTGATGGACTCACGAGAGAACAATGGCTAGGTAATTTACAATTTTATAATAAATTATATTCCGGTCAGCAGTTCCAAATTACAGAAGAAAATTTTTAA